CCTCCTCCTCCTTGCTATCATTTTCTATACCGGTCGTcctctttattggaaaatctctgCAACTATTCACGAGATTCGAGAGAATAGGCAAACTGTTAAACAaggtctctctctctttctctgatAAATTAGGAAGTGGATTCTGGTAGTGGGTTTTGTTTCTGATTCTAggttttggtttttaattttgatttggtgtttGTTATTTCAGGAATTTCACAAATTGTTTATGAAGCTCAGAAATCAGTTGGATGGTTCCATGATGAATCTGATCCTGGATTTGAAGATGTACACAGTACTAAGAAATCTGGTTTGATCACTACAACTAGAAGGATTCTTAGGGGTTAATTCATCTTAAAGAACTTATCAGGTTTCTTCTATAacttcattgttttttttttcctgccaCATTAATTGAGAAATTGGTAGTTGTCATTTTGAGACAGTTACTTGTAATTTCaaattagttcaaggattttaCTCTGTTACTTGTTTATTATTGATTTTGTGTTATAATGTCTTGCCCCAGAATTAGTGAGAGTTGTTTTCATGCTTATGATTTCACAGTGTTGTCATAGAAATTAGGTATGGGTCATATTCTCTCGTAGTGCCAGTGGTTCTTGGCAATCTAAGCTCCTTCTAGTTTAGCACCATCATTTGTATGGTGAGAAGCCAATGGCCCGAAAACCTGAAGGTTCGTCTAGGGAGGGTTGTAAGCCTTACTGGTTACAAACAAGCAAAATATTCgtagttttttgttgttgttgtaaccTACGAATCACTAACAATATTTCAGATGTTGGTGTCCTTGCATGCATGTCTTCTACAAGTTCTATTTATATCAGCACTTACATCATATTCATTTCGAAAATGGACTCATTCGGTAGACATCTGATTAAAAGTTGGTTTAGATGGAATAGAATTGGttgggtttgtttgtaattgaTCGATGTCAAAACCTTCCATCAGCTATTCTTTTCTCTGGTAGTCTTACTTCTTGAAACTGCGTAGTTGTTACATGGAGTTTGATATTTGTAAAATTATGGGCATGTAAAGTTGCACCACGGGACATGAAACTGATAGGTGGCTTAGTTGCTTACTACAATGTATATTCTTTATATTGTTATTGACATACGGTATTTACTATTAACCAAGCATAGAGATGAGTAAATGTTCGAGTCTTACAGTCATCGGTTACAGTACAAGAAAAAAATGATTGCTCTGAGTATTCCCATTTCAACTACTGTAGTCACTGTGGCTTGTTGGATTCTCGTTGCTGTCTGAGATGCTAGGGCATCTGTAGGGCTATGTGCATTTTTGGACTACAATTGAGGTTTTGCGGTGCTTGACCGTTCATGTTAGCCAGGTACCTATCGATAAAATGCACTAAAGGTGATGAATCAGATTTAAATTTGGCTAGTTTTTATGCAATGCCATCTTGGCAGCCATGAGTGGTGCCCAAGTTTCAGCCAATCATAATAGTTTGTAGTCCCTAGCGGAGCAGCTACAACTTTGAGTGTTTTCCTATGGGAATTCTGCAAAGGATTCTTGCCGGTCTTGGGTAGGCTTTGGCACTCCCATCACCAGGTTTTCCGGTGCAATCAACCAGCTAGTTGAGATGCTTGTGTCAGTTGTGTGGTGTTGTTGGCGACTCCCCCGACTATCATGTTGTGGTGTTGGGCCATGGATAGAAAAATGGGTTTTGGTGCTTCCAAGTGAATTTATTTTGCAGTGGTAGGGCCATGGCGGCGAACTGTATTAGGATTTACGTCGTATTAGTTTCGAAAATGGACTTATTTGTTAGACATCCGACTAAAAGTTTGTTGTGTTTAGTTGTAAATTGGTAGTAAAGTATACTATCATCTATTCTCTTCTCTGGTAGTCCTACTTTTTGAATTGCATGGagtttttttttgctaggaacATGGAATTTGATATTTGTAGGATACGTTGGGCCATCACTCCTTATGGCCGAGCAATGAGTTGTCTCTTAACAATTACAGGAGAGTACCTAGTGTTGTCTTAGGCTACGTAAGTTTGAAAAACGAAGGAAGTGGCAGTTCCCGGTCGTGAAAAGTAGATAGGAGGAGAGTTTTATGCGGCCGTGAAAGAGCTTGTAGGAGAGAGTGAAATCAGTCTGAGAAGCTTGAGGTTTTGCCAAGGAAGTGTTTGACTAAATCTTGGTGACACTAATTTATTAAGTTTGACTGTTTATTTTTCGCCCAAGTTTGGTGATTCTAGAGTTTGTTCATAACCTAGTAAGTATTTCTACCATTTTTCTTGTTGATGCTCTGTTGAAACTTACCTATTGGGTATAAAGAGTTAATCCACCACTAGCGATGGGTGTATTGGCATTGTTATCAGTCTGAGAAGCTTGAGGTTTTGCCAAGGAAGTGTTTGACTAAATCTTGGTGACACTAATTTATTAAATTTGACTGTTTATTTTTCGCCCAAGTTTGGTGATTCTAGAGTTTGTTCATAACCTAGTAAGTATTTCTACCATTTTTCTTGTTGATGCTCTGTTGAAACTTACCTATTGGGTATAAAGAGTTAATCCACCACTAGCGATGGGTGTATTGGCATTGTTATCTAAGTGCCAGTTTGCACCTTAAAGTTGTGTAATCCATAAACTTGAAGATGTAATTGCAACCCATTATTTCATAGTGGAAGTTTGCCCATGGTTTATTACTCTCATTGAAGAGGTTTCCACGTAAGTCTTGGAGTTATGTGATTGCGGTTATTTGCATATTTCGGATATTGGTGCTTATGTAGGTTCCACATTGTGCAGTGTCTTGGAGTATTGATTCCCCAGCAAGTGGAACCCAAACAAGCAATCAATATGTATAGGGTGAAAGATGCAATTATACAACACTAAGATTGATGTGGCAAGACCTCTTCAATGAGAGGAGGAAAAAACCACCAGCAAACTTCCATTATGAAATAGTGGATTACAACTACTTATAAGTTTGGAATTTCTTAATTTCGGTTTATAGCCGGTGAGTAGTTTGCAACAGGTAAATAGACTTGGTCTTAAGCTGCATGTCCTTTGCAACTTGTAAGCTAGCATATGGTCTCTGTTGGATGGCGAATTTGCTGGATGTTGATAAATATGCACTCGAAACTCTTCTACGCACTAATATTTCATTTTAGTAAGCCTGTCAAGGACTTGCTCAGTTGTGTTTGATGCCCTACATTTTGGGCGTATAAACTATCTAATTAGTTCCGGCCAGGCATGTAAAGAAGCTTTTTGCAAAATTTGTTCCACCTCCTAATTTTGTGGCATCACTGCTCTTCCATTTTCAAGAAACGGCCAAGCAGTTTGTTCAATTTCTGACATATAATAAACCAAAAGTTACAAATATTCTACACCGGTTTCATGCAATCCAATACGTGGATGGCCAACATTGTTTCCATCTTCTATTAAATCTGACTGAGATCACACTGggaattcacaaaaaaaaatccataggAAATAGCTTCATTTCAGTACCCCGTATTATCATACAATGTCTCTTCTTTCTGATTTAATTAACATAGATCTTACTGATTCAACTGAGAAAGTCATAGCTGAATACATATGGATCGGCGGGTCGTCGTGCATGGATCTACGTAGCAAAGCCAGAACTCTTTCCGGTCCTGTTGCTAATCCTCTCAAACTTCCCAAGTGGAACTATGATGGTTCAAGTACTAATCAAGCTACTGGAGAAGACAGTGAAGTTATTTTGTACCCACAAGCAATTTTCAAAGACCCGTTCAGACGTGGCAATAATATTCTCGTGCTTTGTGACACTTACACTCCCGGTGGAGACCCAATTTCTACCAACACTAGGTACAATGCCGCAAAGATATTCAATGATCCGGATGTTGTTGCTGAAGAACCCTGGTTTGGCATTGAGCAGGTAAAAAATGAGACAGTGTGTAAATGTTTGTTCATAACCAAAtgttatggatttttttttttggtgcagATTATTGTTGAAGTGCTTTAAAACTGTGGTTAAAAGGCCGGTGTCACTGTattacagtggtaaagtcacctGGTGATGATGCCAGTGTTTGCCAACATCAATTTCtttacttaccaaaaaaaaaagtgaatactGTTGATAAAAGGGTCACAGACTGGTTTTATCTCTTGTCGTCTAATCTGTTGGTTGCATGCATGGACAGGAATACACCCTATTGCAAAAGGAGTCTAAATGGCCAATAGGGTTTCCGGTGGGAGTCTCTCCGCCTGCTCAGGGACATTACTACTGTGGGATTGGATCCGATAAGATCTTCGGACGCGACATAGTTGAGGCTCATTATAAAGCTTGTCTTTATGCTGGTATTAACCACGGTGGAATCAGTTCTGAAGTAGCACCAGGACAATGGGAGTATCAGGTTGGACCGTCTACTGGGATTTCAGCTGGTGATGAATTATGGGTTTCTCGATATATCTTGAAAAGAATTGCTGAGATTGCTGGTGTTGTTGTCTGCTTCGACCCAGAACCAGTGCAAAAGGGTTGGAATGGTGCTGGAGCACATACAAATTTCAGCACTAAAACCATGAGAAATGAAGGAGGGTTCAAATTTATTAGGGAGGCCATTGAGAAGTTGGGACTCAAGCACAAAGAACACATTGCATTTTACGGCGACGGGAATGAACGACGTCTTACGGGGAAGAATGAGACTGCAaattataataatttcatatgGGGAGTTGGAAATAGGCAAGTTTCTATTCGAGTTGGAAAAGATGTTGAAAAAGCAGGAAAAGGGTATTTCGAAGATCGTCGTCCGGGATCGAACATGGATCCGTACTTGGTTACTTCCATGATAGCCGAAACTACTCTTCTTTGGAAACGAATGTAATAGTCTTTTTCTTCCAGGCCTCTTAGTTCTTCTTTCAGTTATTACAAAATTCCTTTGGCAATGCTGGTGGGCAGTGGACACTATAAAAATGGGTTAGccattgttcatgaactaaattgAGGGGCTAGTGTTTGTTTGTTTACTTGTTTGTTACGTATAGCAATGatgaaataaattttggtttgcaatTTTCTTTTCGTGTGCTTAAATCTTAACAAACCGCCCGTCTCCTCACAGCTTTTCAATGGCGGCAACAAAAGCATCCCCGGCTCATTTCCATGAGAGTATATGCAGTTTTTATAGGGAAGTGGTACAGGTACCGACGGGTTTTTATATACAAATTACTCTCTAATATATACAAATTTGGTATATTAAAGTTTATGTTGGGCAAAGTTTAGTTGTCCTTTGTGGCTCGTTCAGCACGTCGTTTGTGTTTACAAACCAACCAATGCCACTGCATAAAGTGGAGTAGAACTAATGGAAATCGACCAagaatgttgtttttttttcaacttcGATAAAAAGTAAAATTACAATCAAGAAACTGCGACAAACTAGAAAGAAGAGCTAAAGAAGTCAACCAACCTTGATATCCTTAAAGAGTTTTAAGGTCAAAAAGTGTTATGAAGTGTTGACGGGGGACACAGCTAGCAAGGCATTTGAGGGGTATTTGTGGAAGAAAAATATACCTCCTGAGATGAGTCTCAAGAGTTGGGCTTATTCCATAGGGAGGGGGTTTGGGATAAAGGGAGTGGAAAAATCGGAGTCAGCTCATCAAATTGAAATTAGTTTAAAATATCTATTGAATCAGACAAAATTATCCTCGATAACCACGCAAACATATTATACGGTTCCTTCCAACAAAATTTCGTGCTTGTTCCTCCCAACTCCAATCGTGAAGAATAACCCCTAGAAAATCTGTTGAACACTTTCAGCTAAATCATCTTCACGTGTTATTCAAGGTTTATCTTGTCATCTGATAAACCTGTAACGTAAATTCCATAATGTTAAGGTCTAGCAAAAAATATTTTGCAGACAAATTGGGGTAAAAGAGTTTGATTTCAACATTTCAGTAAAAATTCCAGGGATTTTTTTGATTCTCATTGACTATAGAAAACGAGAAACGAATGTGTATCACGCTATCCGAGATCAACCAAGAATTTTGAAAAAACCATGGATGCAAACTTGTCTCATTAACCCAGGTAAATGTGAAAATCAGATGCCTCTTTTTCAGAGCGAATGAGAACCGACCAGCTGTGATGCCAACGTTGCAAAGCAATTGTGAGAAACAGTAGAAGAAGTCGTTCTTTGATTGCAAATGCTATGTGTTAATAGAGAAATTCTCGttaggtcctacccgtcctagtgtaccaagatgacctcacttcTCTTAGGATAGTATCAGAGAGAGTCCCATTTCCATTGTACTTTGtctttccttatatagactttccaaaagacccttcttttatgacatcttgccatgtgtcctaaacctccttaattattATTAATGCATCCCTTCTCTAATATAACcttcttctttcttgttaatTTCTTCATTATCCcttccatcttatggatacttcCTTGGTGGATTTGGACCTTAGTCCGCAAGTCCCCATGTTTTGTGTATGGCCTTTCCCCTCTTTGGGGCACCCCAACCTAGTTAAgggaaattatttttcatgtatcaacattagtcccctgactatgaggTTAATCGTAAGATAAACTTATAGTCATTATCCGGACATCTTCCTTCTTGCCGTTCGTGGGCGACGTTTGAACTTCTCCTAGCACGATCTCTTCAGTTCCTTATCAATTATCGTGTCCGTTTGTGCAACTGCCGCCTTTatgccttcagattccctatatATATGAGCCCTCcaatttacttgtttctttcaaTTCTTTTACCATTTACCTTCTCACACATCATACCCATACACGCGCCATGTCCAGTAGTTCTTCTGATGGTATCTCCTCCGACGGGTCCGATGAATCAGAGGAAGTAAAGAGCGAGGGCTCGGAAGAGAGCGGTTACTCAGGAGAGCAGGAGGTTCATTTACCTCCCCCCGCTGATGGCAAAGCCTATACACTCGTGGAGTTCCCCGAAACCCCTATATTAAAGAGCGCGCTGAAACTGAAGGAGTTCTGCGGGGATAAACGCGCGATGCCTCTAGATGATAATCTCATTCCTCGTCTTTTGAATCCCCCGGTGCTTCCTTACCTAACCGCCCATGGGTGGCTTATGTGTCCAGAGCCGGAGGATACAAATACTTTTCCATTTAAAAGGGTACCCCGCATGGCTATCCATCATGGTGATTATGAGCTCCCAGACATCGACACCCGATCTACAACGAAAACTCCCCCGATATGGCCACATTGGGTAGCTTATATTCGTGATAATACTGACCCCGCGGCCATACTTTGCATGGCTGGGATCAATGAGGCTATAGTTTCTTCTCTTCAACGAGAAGTTGAAAAATGCAAGCGCGACATGACGCGACTTTTCTGCCGCTGGGTCTCTCCCGTTCATACCCTCCTTACAACAAGGGAAGAAGCCACTATCGTTTTAGAGGATTTCATCACTGGCTAACCTCTTCACGTGACCCATTTTTATGACGAGGCGGCCGTCTATGAAGCGCTTACCCCGGATGACCGGGTTCTGTGGGGTTATTTGCTAGACTGCGGGCGAAACAAAGAAAGTCGTCGTCTCGGAGGGAAAAACTATGGGCGTGAGAAAAGTGGGGTCATCGGCTGCTGTCAAAGAGAAAGGTACGCTTGTTGGAAGTAAGAAAAGGAAGAACGCTCCGATCCTTCTCTCGGGGGAGTGTCTACTTAGTAGATCATTTCGTGCTTATGAATCAATTCACGGTCCCAACGCCTTGGCCGTTGCGTCTGACTTTGAATGGGTTGCCAAGGATAGCAGGCGCACATCTTTTCCTCTTTGGATCCAATTCTGGGCCCGCGATTGGTAGAGGGAAAGGTGCTTCCACCGGAGAGCAAGGAGTCTAATGCACGAGCTGAGTTGGTTGCTTTCATTCTCCTTTGGCTCTGTCGCGACGTATTCGAGTACAGTCCTTAGGACACGATAAAGAACGAGATGGTTCCAATGGCTGTATTATTGTCCCGCAGGGTTTCCTTTCCTATCTCTCCTATGTTCTTGGGCGGCCTATACAAGCACTTGGATTTGTTTTGCCAGGATCTTCAATCGGTGGAGTCAACCTATAAGATCGAGACCTATATTCATGCCTCCTTTATGCTTGCGTGGACTTGGGAACACATTACTCCATATGCCCCTGATCCCCACAAATTGGAGATTCGCCGCGAAGAGGGTGTCAAACAAGACGATGGATCGGTGAGAAAGGTTCCAGTTGATTACAGTTATCCCCGCATGTCACTCTGGCGCAAGAAGGGGAAAGTAACGAATGGCGATATAGCGCGGTTCTTAGACACGGCTAAGGATTTTGAGCCATCCCCCTATCATGACGGTCGATCCGGTCCAGCACACTACGAATTTAATACATCCTTTGGATTCGACGCAATTATTATCGAACTTTGACTCAGTGATGGCGATGTTACTTGGCTATCTTCCTGGTTTTCATATTGGTAAATTTATAGCCGTGTCTTACAACCCATATCGTGTGGCTCGTCAAGTCGTATTTTATCAAGGAGTCCCTCTTAGATTCCCCCCTCCGGAGACCACGGACACCTCAAACATCATTGCTAGTTTCAACCGCTA
This genomic interval from Papaver somniferum cultivar HN1 unplaced genomic scaffold, ASM357369v1 unplaced-scaffold_154, whole genome shotgun sequence contains the following:
- the LOC113336697 gene encoding uncharacterized protein LOC113336697, which encodes MVSSRVRISVRVFFILLLLAIIFYTGRPLYWKISATIHEIRENRQTVKQGISQIVYEAQKSVGWFHDESDPGFEDVHSTKKSGLITTTRRILRG
- the LOC113336696 gene encoding glutamine synthetase cytosolic isozyme 1-like; this encodes MSLLSDLINIDLTDSTEKVIAEYIWIGGSSCMDLRSKARTLSGPVANPLKLPKWNYDGSSTNQATGEDSEVILYPQAIFKDPFRRGNNILVLCDTYTPGGDPISTNTRYNAAKIFNDPDVVAEEPWFGIEQEYTLLQKESKWPIGFPVGVSPPAQGHYYCGIGSDKIFGRDIVEAHYKACLYAGINHGGISSEVAPGQWEYQVGPSTGISAGDELWVSRYILKRIAEIAGVVVCFDPEPVQKGWNGAGAHTNFSTKTMRNEGGFKFIREAIEKLGLKHKEHIAFYGDGNERRLTGKNETANYNNFIWGVGNRQVSIRVGKDVEKAGKGYFEDRRPGSNMDPYLVTSMIAETTLLWKRM